A single genomic interval of Rhododendron vialii isolate Sample 1 chromosome 3a, ASM3025357v1 harbors:
- the LOC131319482 gene encoding protein GL2-INTERACTING REPRESSOR 1-like has product MSRRSGPKLDLKLNLSPPRANRHSESPATTSPTSPPSSCVSSELNQDESTLRYSNSPEATSMMLVGCPRCLMYVMLAEADPRCPKCKSTVLLDVFNENPAATTTVAVNKTKKS; this is encoded by the coding sequence ATGAGTCGCCGGAGCGGACCGAAGCTTGACCTGAAGCTGAATTTATCGCCGCCGAGGGCCAACCGCCACTCGGAATCACCGGCGACCACGTCGCCGACGTCGCCGCCGAGTTCCTGCGTGTCGTCGGAGCTCAACCAGGACGAGTCGACCCTCCGGTACTCCAACAGCCCCGAGGCCACCTCCATGATGCTGGTGGGCTGCCCCAGGTGCCTCATGTACGTCATGCTAGCCGAGGCCGACCCACGGTGCCCGAAGTGCAAGAGCACCGTCTTGCTCGACGTTTTCAACGAAAACCCCGCCGCCACTACTACCGTCGCCGTTAACAAGACTAAGAAGAGCTGA